From the Streptomyces sp. NBC_00390 genome, the window TTCCGCACATCGAATGTGATCGTCACCATCGTCTACGTCGAGCAGCCGGCCCGTACGACCGAGGTGCCGGACAGCAAGGAACTGCAGGAAAAGGCGCAGAGTCTGGCCCGCGGGCTGGCTGAGCAGTTCAACGACTGAGCCGCACACCGCCGGCCCGTTCCGCCGGACCGGTTGTCCACAGGCCGCCCGCCGATGGCCCGTCTGCGCGTACGGTGGCCTCGCCGACCGGACGAACCCAGCCCCAGATCGACTGAAGGAACCATGCACCGTTCAGCCACGCGACTCACCCGCATACTCGCCTGCGCAGCCGTCCCGGTGATGCTCGTCGTCGCCGGCTGCTCGTCGGACTCCGACAGCAAGGGGGGCTCGGACTCGTCCTCCTCCGGCTCCTCCCCGTCGGCGAAGAAGTCGCCGACGGTCGCGCCCGCCAAGTTCGCCAAGCTGCCGAACCCCTGCTCCTCGATCGCCACGAAGACGATCACTGACCTGGTTCCGGGCACGAAGTCCAAGTCGGGCACGGCCGGCAAGTCCTCGGACGTCTCGAGCCGCGGCAACTGCTCGTGGAACGGCCTGGACGACAACGGCGTCAAGGGCTCCCAGTACCGCTGGCTGGACGTCTCCTTCTACCGCTACGACTCCGACGCCTCCATCGCCCTCAGCGGCGAGCAGCGCGCCACGGAGCAGTACGGCAAGGAGATATCCAGGGCGAAGGCGACCGAGGGGGCCAAGGAAGTGAAGACGGCTGTGGCGCCCGGTATCGGCGACGAGGCGACCACGGTCAACTACAAGCTGAGGAAGACGGGCGAGGACTTCAGCTACGCGACGGTCGTGGCCCGCACCGCGAACGGCGTCGTCGTGCTCACCTACAACGGCACCGGTTACGCCGGCGCGAAGAACCCCTCGACCGCCGACCTGACGAAGGACGCGCTCAAGGCGGCGAAGGAAGCGGTGACCTCGGTCACCACCGCCAACAAATAGGAAGCACACCGCCGTCGGCGGCCGGGGCCGGCCCGGCCCCGGCCCCTCGGCACAGCCCGCGCCGCCCCTCCCCCGAACACCCTGGAGCCCGGAGGGACGCGCTCCGCAGGCATGTGCCAGGCTTTGCCCGCTGGATTCGAGCACGGAAGGGGGTCGCGGATGGCCGCGATGCAGCTGACACGCACGCACCGCGTACTGATCGGTGTCGTCGTCGCCGGAGCCTTGGTCATCGCCGGGATCGGCTTCGCCGGCTCGTACGCCGCCGTGCGCGAGCTTGCGGAGAAGAAGGGCTTCGGCTCGTTCTCCCTCGTCTTCCCGATCGGCATCGACGCGGGCATCTGTGTGCTGCTGGCGCTGGACCTGCTGCTGACGTGGATGCGGATCC encodes:
- a CDS encoding DUF3558 family protein — protein: MHRSATRLTRILACAAVPVMLVVAGCSSDSDSKGGSDSSSSGSSPSAKKSPTVAPAKFAKLPNPCSSIATKTITDLVPGTKSKSGTAGKSSDVSSRGNCSWNGLDDNGVKGSQYRWLDVSFYRYDSDASIALSGEQRATEQYGKEISRAKATEGAKEVKTAVAPGIGDEATTVNYKLRKTGEDFSYATVVARTANGVVVLTYNGTGYAGAKNPSTADLTKDALKAAKEAVTSVTTANK